Below is a genomic region from Raphanus sativus cultivar WK10039 chromosome 4, ASM80110v3, whole genome shotgun sequence.
GATTCGACGTAACTTACACACTCAGCAACGTGGGAAGAAAATGTACTTACCTCCTGCTGCTTATTGGCTGAgcaaggaagagaagaagagattttGTAAGAGATTATCAGAATTCAGAGGACCAGATGGCTACTGTGCGAACATTGCAAATTGTGTCTCACTTGATCCTCCTCTGATTGGTGGTCTGAAGTCTCATGATCATCACGTTCTTCTGCAGAACTTGTTACCAGTAGCTTTGAGAGGGTTGCTGCCAAAAGGACCTAGGACTGCAGTTAGTAGATTATGCAACTTCTTTAGTAGATTATGTCAGCGTGTAATTGACCCAGAGAAGCTAATAACACTGGAGTCTGAGCTTGTGGAGACGATGTGCCAAATGGAGAGGTTTTTTCCTCCATCTCTTTTCGATATAATGTTCCATCTCCCAATCCATCTAGCTAGAGAAGCACGTTTGGGTGGCCCGGTACACTTTAGATGGATGTATCCATTTGAAAGGTACATAGTGTTTTCTGGTTTTCTTTTTAGTTGTTATAAGCAAATATCTAACAAATTTTTCGTATGATGGACAATTAGGTACATGAAAACACTTAAATCGTTTGTTAAGAACTTCGCTAGGCCAGAAGCATGTATGGCAGAGGGTTATATGGCAGCTGAATGTATTGCTTTTTGCTTGGAGTTTCTAAAAACATCTGTACCAGTTCTAGAGTCTGCAAATCGTAATGAAGATGTTGATTTGGATGAGCATATACTTGAAGGGCGTCCAATTCATAAGGCTACAGAAGTTACACTATCTGATAAAGAGCTTGACATTGCTCACAGATATGTGTTAATGAACACGGGTGTTGTGAATCCATATGTTGAGTAAGTGTGAATCcatatagtttataattaatatatgataGGTTTAGTTAATTATTCTAACTCTTTGGATTTGTAAATCAGAATGCATCTTGAAGAATTACAAGAAAAGGACATCCGTTGCAGAAGAAATCAAACTCTTTTGTGGAAGTTACATGGAGAACGGTTTTCACAGTGGCTAAAAGAAAAGGTATTTACAAAGTTCTCTATACATCTCTTCTTGTTTACTCAGTATTGATTCACCAATAATCATAATGGTTTTGTTTATATCAGATCCCTACTAATTCAAAAGAGCATTCGACCCAACTAAGATGGTTAGCATTTGGTCCAAGACATAATGCTCAAACCTATAATGGCTATATCATCAATGGACATCGTTTTCATACTGAATTCTTAAAGCGGAAGACTCAGAACAGTGGAGTAGCATATGAAGCTTTTGCTATGTGTAGATCAAGTGTGAAAGATACCAATCACGTTGCAGATGTCGTTTCTTACTTTGGAGTGATACAAGAGATAATATTGTTGGACTACCACATGTTCCAGGTTCCATTATTCAAGTGTAAGTGGGCCAACAAAGGGAATGGTCTCAAGGAGGAAGATGGCTTTATGCTTGTGAACTTCAGCGTTAACCAAGCAGCATTTCTCCAAGATCCATACATTATGCCTTCTCAAGCAAAACAAGTGTTTTACTCCAGAGAAAATGACTCATCAAATTGGAGTGTTGTAATGAGAGCACCGCCAAGAGGGTATCACGAGTTAGAAACCGAAGAAGAGTTCGCAGCTGCGCCAATAACCATCGAAGAGAATGATGATTTGGGGAATGAATCTTCTGATGATGATAGTTTATGTGTTAGGGCTGATTGTGATGGGGTCCTAGTAGTTGAATAATTGGGCTAGTTCGTTAGTTAGTAGTTAGCATTATTAGGTAGTTAGTATTATAAGGTAGTTAGTAGATGATTCTAATGATTATAGTTTCAGGTAAACATTATGAAGGAGAAATCTGTTGCACGTACAGTTCGTCGCAGTAAGCGCCAGAAAGGTGAAGATGCGAGTGTTGAGCCATTGAAAACTCAGAGAAGACCCAGAAAGCTTACTGGTCAAACAGCAGAAGACACAGCAACTGATATGCAGATCGGTACTCAGGAATCTGCATTGGAAGAACATCCTCGTGAAGAAGTAGTATCACCAGAAAAGGAGATAGAAAACGAGGATCCAGAAAACGAAGGAGATTCACCAGAAAAAGATGGAGAAGATCCAGAAGACGAAGGAGAAGAACCAGAAGACGAAGGAGAAGAACCAGAAGACGAAGGAGAAGAACTAGAAAAAGGAGACGCAGATGATACGCAGCATCCAAGTGAATCAGTCCTTGGTGAGCAGCCAAGTGAATCAGTCCAAGGTGAGCAGCCAGAGACCAAGACAAAGAGACGAAGAGGGCGTACTAGGATGAGTAAAGTGGCTAAAAACATTGAAGACAAGGTTGAAGTTGAATTTATATCTCTCGGTGAACATGTAGGGGATGGATCAGTAACACTTTCCTCATTTCTTGGTCCACTTGTGAGAGAGCATGTACCAGTCCTTCTTGGAGATTGGAGGCACCTTGATGAACAGATCAAGGATACAATGTGGGAGGAAATTCAGGTATTTTCTCAcctgaaaatagtaaaaaagcTTTCATTACATAACTTCTAGCATTGTGTTAAGTTCTGAAACTCTTGTAGGCGAGGTTCAAACTGACAGAACAGTGGCAAAAAGAAGCTGTGTTAAAGCAGATGGGGTGTATATGGAGGTCTTCAAAGTCAAGGCTTGTAAGCCTTGTGCGAAATGTTGGGAGCATGGAAGAACTTACTAAACTAAAACCAAGCAATGTTCAATCTGCGTCAGCTTGGATGAATTGGGTGAAGACAAAGAAAGGAAAAGATTTTAAGGTCACTAGTGACAAATTCAGGGAATTGAGGAGAAACCAGATTCCTCACACAACTAGTCGCAAGGGAATGGTTCGCTTGGCTCATGAAATGGTAtgattatacttttaaaatattccaGTCTCTTGTAATAATGTAATATCCTTTTGTCACgtgtagaagaaaaaaagttcaaaCCCCACGCAAGTGACTAGGAGTAAGGTCTGGATAGCAGGACATACACATTCAGATGGGAGACCTGTGAGGCCTGAGTTTGAAGATACTATTGTCCGTATATTCCAAATTCTTTTTCTGAGTTCTTGTTGTCTAAATCTTCAGTTTCTTATGCTATTACTGTCTTATTCTTTGAAATCaggaaaaaatcaaaacccttGATACTGAAATGGAATCCACTGCCAGTACGAGTGTTAACGACGATGCTGTGAGTCAGGTCCTAGGAAAAGACAAACCAGGAAGGATTAGAGGAATGGGCAGAGGAATAACTGCTACGAAGATAGCATTCATGCAGGCCAGAGACTCACATGTACTGAAACTTGAAGCTAAGCAAGCTGAATTGCAGGATGAACTTCGTGGTTTGAAGGATGTAGTTCGTGGATTAACTGCATCTAAAAGTGTAAGTTtaacttctctttttctttttcgtgaATGAATTTTGTGGTTGCCAGAGACTCACATTAGTGTTTaacttatctttttatttttctctcagAATCATGTTGACGGTGTCTCCAATTCTGAGTTCAGTGATCTGAGCAAAGGACCTAGGTGTCAGATTTTAGACTGGTGTTCAGTAGATGATGTTGTCATCGGAGAAGGAGAATTCTGCTCATCTGAACCAACTTACAAAATTGGACGAATTCCACTTGGTATGCATGCTGGTGCTATTTTAGTTAAGTCTGTTACAAATGAAGAAGCACCTATCTGGAGGCCTACGACATCTGTTACCACACTTGGCCAAGCCATTGGAATGAAAATAGCATGGCAACTTGAGAAGCTCATTCTGGATGAAGACTACTCAGAAAATATGGTAAGTAAATATGTAAAGAAGCTAGTACAGAATCATGTTGATAACTAATCTAGTGTTGTTTCTGTAGCCTACAGAGGGAGAAGGCGATAAAATCCTAATCTATGATTGGTCAAAGGAGGATGTACTTGTTGCTGAGGGTCGTCTCCAGTCAACTGACCCAAAAAAACTGGTTAACAACATTCCATTGGGTCCTAGTGCTGCTATTGTCAAAGTAGATAGGGTAGTTAATGAAGATGGTTCTCTATGGAGACCAAATGTGGAGAAGTTGATGATTGGTGATGCACTCGGTGAGAACATCCCATGGCCTATCCATAAGATTCTTAAGGCTACTGTACAAGCAAACAGAGATGAACTGATGTCTAGAAGTAGATCGCGTGCGGTAAGTCTCTAAACATTCTCAGTTTTTATTGTGGTTGGTAATTTTCTGCTGTTGCTGAATTTGTCCAAAAATCTTTCATTTTTACACTTAAATTACCAAACAACTAAACTCACACATAATTTTCCATAACTTTGCTGTTAATGTCTATTAATATTTACTTAAAATGATATAGTTTTACAGAAAGCGGTACATTGAGCAGAAAATTATTCtgacataattttatttaaaatatattagttaataaattatttatatgtatattaagatATTTACAAACAATCTTTAACATATTCACTCTATTctcaaaagaaagagataaagaAAACCAATCCATCGGTATGGATCTTTTTTAACATGAGTTAGagttatatattaaacatatttagTTAAGACCCACCAAAAGATAATCCAAAACACATATGATGAAATGACgttattgttttatttgaacaattatttttgttatgcAAAGCAATTTTAGGAAAAGGAATAACAATTGCTATTCCCGATAACAATGACACTTGAACCGTAACCTTTCCTCTCACATACAGATTCGAACATAAATTCTTTCAAATCAACagtaagaatatataaaaatattaaaatagtgcAAGATTTAATATAAAGGTAGAAAAAGAACTTCACCTCTTTTAGCTCGTCGAGTTTGAGGTAAGATTTGGAAGCGTTGCTTTCAGTTGCGTGCTTCTGAGTAGGGAATAGAGGgccatatatatacataaatatgtatACACACAGCGTGTAATAAATAGGTAAGGGAAAATTTAAGAAGAGTTAGTACAGTTTTGCTAATCATTAATTGCTGTAATAAATTACTTTCAAGTTTTCATATTATTACCTAAATTTCAATTTGACTAAAGTTGTTACTGTAACTACCattcatatattataattacTTCAAGAAAACAACAACAGTGTGATTCTTTCTAAACCTAAAACAGCAATAGgttctttaaatattttccattttagcCCCAATTATGAGGACATAGAACATAAGAAatgacaaaatattttttttccttttgattcaatcaattattatattctaaaattttaaaacttaaccaACAAAATCACCCTTTTATCTATACGACGCTATTcgatcaaaaaaatattttttaaaaaagaaatagctGATATATAGTAAATTAGCAATAACCTACAGGTAATTTGAAAAGTAGATGATAATATATGACGTTAACGTTGGATGTCAAATCTTTTGCTAAAAACCCAAAACTGATAGTTTTAGATCTATATAGTCCAATTGCATACGAAATTTATACCAATGGGTGtctatgaaaatattatactGTTGAAATAAGATTAGAAATCATAATTTATCTCAATCTctatgaaaaattaattttattaccagaattttttttaaaaaagaagttaaatGATTAATTTGGGTCCTTTGTAAGGAAAACAAATATATGGGGCtggtaacattttttttttgaggaaaGGGGTGGTAACATAATTCAGattaaatttatgtaatttCTTAAAACAGACCTATAATATATGGGTATGTTTGTCAAAAagttgtatttttctttcttttttgaaagTATTGGTGATGATTAGTTCGAATGTAGTTGTAAAAATTTAGCTGTAAAAATTTAGATGTATGCAAGTTGGTTGTAAATGTAAAATTGTTACTATAGATTTTTCTGCATAGACTTTTGTAgtagttaatttttttgtagtttatatgctataaatattcaaaagaaaatatgtgatgtatatataaaataatcatttttatcaactaaaatagtttatattaatgatttttataattatcaaaGTTTACTGTTATTTAAGATGCGATAtgtgttgatcaaaaaaaaaagatgcgataggtaaataatatttatgttatttaaaatatttcaataattttaaaaacacgtagaattaaattaaaatatttatagatgtttTTACTATGATTATCTAATATTATagataatttttcattttacattttctacagcatataaaaaaaagatgtggggttttgtttaaaatacataaaaaacttgctttagtttttttatgtagtttaagagtaaaactaaaacatgattgataaaaaataatagaaatttgtTGTAGGTtttaactttttcaaaaataaaactacaatatgatttgtaaaatttagtgttttaacaataaataaagttaaagaAGAGAGATACAACCCAATCAATCAACCCTATTATTATTACTAACAACGGTTATAAACTacaaagtaacaaaaaaaatattgtggcAAGTGTAAGTCATGGAGAGCCTATAAATTTTCATATCTATCTAAACATATGTTTGCGACAAGTAAGCTGATGAAAAGCTATAAGTCTTTCATAtctttttagtaaattttataaattattaataaagaAATGTGCCATGTGTAAGTCATGGAGAGCCTATAAATCTTTCATATGTATCTAAGGAAGTGTATGACCGCGTGTAAGTCATGAAGAGCCTATAAACATTTCAAAGATGGTATCTTGAATACAATACTGTCACGAACGTTACAAAAAATGACTTTTATTGCTAAACTTTGTTATTCACTTTAActttttagtaaataaaaataaatttataattaaaattttcttcaaaaaaaaaagaaaatttgcacCTCCTTCCCAAACAATATTCCTTAATTAACAATATACACATTCACCCTTACACATTAGAGTATTTGAtctcctattttttttttttgtcatctagtATTTGATCTCCtatatttatgttgttttaGGTACTTTCCCAATTTCCATATTGTTTTAGGTTTTTGGCCTAATTAACTCAAAAAAAGAACTGTTATTCACTTTGAGTTAATTAGGTTAGCTTAATGTTTCaccttttttatttaattgactCACTCATCTTTCAAGGTCAAACCTATATATTATCAACAACAAATTGAACACAGATTACACTAAAAAAAACTAGTAAACcttaaaatgttaatttattgGCTGACTAGGGTTTGTCCGCATTCCGCACGgaatatagttttattattgttaattatgatttttggaTGATATAATTAAGCGGTTGTCTTTATTTTTTAAGagaattatttgatattttattgtGTTATGTAGTAATATGTGTTATGTTAATATattatgtgtttgttttttctatAGTATGTTGTTgtgtgtttaataatatttgctAGTGATGTAATAAGCCTGtgatataaataatattgaatttaaaCAACTTTGCATTTTGTCATTTGTTGATTTTAAGATTAACGGTTTCATTGTCAatattgtgttttattttgttcaaatttttgaatattattcttttaatttttttgtcctCTTCCAATATTTTGATCTTGAGTCGTCACCATCTATGTATTCTGTTTATCTTTTCAGTATGCAATACTTCTCACCATGACTGGAAAGAGACTCAACTCTATGCTCTTGTTCTTCTTCGCCTTTTTCTCCTTGAGATTATCTGATATTTGTTTAGATCAGGTTTATGAGTTCCCAGTTGTGCGGTTGTTCCTCACAACATTATAGGCTGTTCCGGTCAATTGCTCCACTTCTTCTTTAGATTTCAGCTAAAAACTGCATTTCTTTTGGTTGGGTCAGAGTTCAGTCATCTTTGATGTTTTCTTCCTCGTTGTTGGCTTGCCATCGATAGTCTATGTTCTTCTGGGTTTTGAAAATATGGCTTTTGGTGATCAGTTTCTATGCTCTCTTTCATAACTCAAGGACGGTTCCACTATTTGCTGATTTCGTTTCGTCTTCTCTTCCCTCTATGTTCTCTAATCTCGTTGTACCTTTCATCGCTGTTCGTGTTGGTGGTGACTCTCCCTAACACCATGTTTTCCACTCCAGGTGTGGATAGTGTTTTTTCCGTGTATGCTCTATGGACTTGGAAAATTGTTTTTGGTCTCAAGCTTGGATTATTTTTTTTCGGTGATTGGCTTTTATTCTCCCTCtcttaggtttttttttcttcctctgcTTTTCTTGTCTGTGCTTGTTTAGTTTGTAAGGTACCGGTAGTTGTGCTTCCGATGATTTAGGCATGTGTTTTCCTGCTTCGTGGTGATTTTAGTGCGGTGATTATTCTTTCTCTAATCcgttttttttggttctttgcGTTGGTATTTTGTCATGCTCCTTGTTTTTTGGGTATTGTTTTCTCTCAATTTTTATCTTTCTATCCTTTTTAACCTATGTATATTAGGGCCAAAACACTCTATGATAACTTGAGGTAAGTTAATTTTTGTTCTTGATCTCCTTTCAACTCTGGACTTTTATTGAGTTAGTGTTACTATGACATTTTGCTTTTTTCTTTATGATAATGGAGATTTTAGATTTAGATTATATAATGTActttagtttcttcttcttagtttggttatttttttatttttaatagtaaaataaatatataatttgtaaatgaaataatagaaaatagtaaaaaataataaaatggtgaagtttatgttattttagctgtgaataaattaaatatttaaatatatttataatattttacttatttatttatttatcttgaATTTTAGTGACTATTAAAATAGATTATCAAACTTCTTGATGAtggttttgtaaaaaatattagatacgatgaattgtatttaaaatcatttgtgTTAAATAGGGGTTAAAGTTACAATTAGAAAATTTGAGACCaatcaaataagaaaaatacataattacAAAGTATTGAACCAAATTATAgtaatgtaaaagaaaaaaatacctaaaatgtaaaaacaaaatacataaagATACATATCATCAAATCTTTCTTCCACATGTCATAAGAAGAGGTAAAAGTCTACTTGATATATATAGATTACATATACTCGTACCTCCATATTATATGGGTTAAACATAAAGTGGAGGGAATCTTCTATCTGACATTCAAAATATTGTCTATCTTTCTAGTATAAAACGTACCATGCAAAGGCACAAAACATTACATAAATTGAGAAAGAACTACAAAATTCAGTTCACCGATTCCCCTAATTCATATAGTCTCATGTAGTTACTCTTTTAAGAGGCGAAGAAAACATACAAGAGTTTTTTTCAGACAAACACATACAAGAGTTTAACTGAAATGTACGTATAAGTGTTGTTGATGTATATAGATCGCACGAAACAAAGAGGGCCGCAGAAGCATAGCAAATAAATGTTTAAGAAAAgtttgctatcttcaatctatG
It encodes:
- the LOC130511131 gene encoding uncharacterized protein LOC130511131, with protein sequence MKEKSVARTVRRSKRQKGEDASVEPLKTQRRPRKLTGQTAEDTATDMQIGTQESALEEHPREEVVSPEKEIENEDPENEGDSPEKDGEDPEDEGEEPEDEGEEPEDEGEELEKGDADDTQHPSESVLGEQPSESVQGEQPETKTKRRRGRTRMSKVAKNIEDKVEVEFISLGEHVGDGSVTLSSFLGPLVREHVPVLLGDWRHLDEQIKDTMWEEIQARFKLTEQWQKEAVLKQMGCIWRSSKSRLVSLVRNVGSMEELTKLKPSNVQSASAWMNWVKTKKGKDFKVTSDKFRELRRNQIPHTTSRKGMVRLAHEMKKKSSNPTQVTRSKVWIAGHTHSDGRPVRPEFEDTIEKIKTLDTEMESTASTSVNDDAVSQVLGKDKPGRIRGMGRGITATKIAFMQARDSHVLKLEAKQAELQDELRGLKDVVRGLTASKSNHVDGVSNSEFSDLSKGPRCQILDWCSVDDVVIGEGEFCSSEPTYKIGRIPLGMHAGAILVKSVTNEEAPIWRPTTSVTTLGQAIGMKIAWQLEKLILDEDYSENMPTEGEGDKILIYDWSKEDVLVAEGRLQSTDPKKLVNNIPLGPSAAIVKVDRVVNEDGSLWRPNVEKLMIGDALGENIPWPIHKILKATVQANRDELMSRSRSRAYAILLTMTGKRLNSMLLFFFAFFSLRLSDICLDQVYEFPVVRFYALFHNSRTVPLFADFVSSSLPSMFSNLVVPFIAVRVGGDSP